ttataaaatatattaattaattttataatattaattcctaTCAAAACAATTCTAGTCAGAAAGCAtagtctttttattattttaaggtatttaataagttttaacatAAGATTGGAATGAGGTTAGGGACAaatgaaagatttaaaaaaaaaaagagaaggTAAATTGGCGGGAACAAAATGGGATGTAACaggttttatacaatattttgaatttgtattttttacctAGGATTAAGATGTATTTTAATGGAATGTTTTTTCCAATACGAGTCTTCTTTTGCTCAAATGcttccattattttatttaataattttataaaatgtctaaTCATAGTTGCATAACATTTTCGCCTAAAATATCAAAGTCCATTATCATCTAAGTATATATTACAACCTACCGATGGTGTATAATAGATGTTATAGTAAAACCAATTTTTATCTTATTGCAGAATGgaggaaaattttaaaaacttatttaatctgCTTGTTATGTAGCACAatcaacttttataataatcgtaAGTTTATCTATTTTGAACAGAGAATTTATTTAAGCCAaggataatttttatgtataatgtttgtattcataaaatataagtcTAAATGTTGTCATTCAATcagttagtataattattagtttctaaaacaaaaaaaaaactatttgtacTGCTTAgggtttattaataatcatatcaggcttaaattatttttaagcgatGTATCTGCTTATGctgcatttttatataatgccaTAACTATTTTACATAATCATGTTACATAGTTAAAGACTGATGTATTCTAGTCACTATTGTGTCCATTttctacgtaataaaatattttataaaacataattgttttactaaaacaataattaatctaCAACaaagaacaaattaattttgttttttcatgaCGAGGCCTTGGATTGACTTTGATCTTGCTTCGGTTGATTACTTTTCAGTTCCGTTTCTATTCTTTCCTTAGCTCTAACTATTTTAGATTGTAAGTAGAAGGAACCACCTTTTGCCTTATCATTAACATTGAACAAATGTTCATAGTTGTTCTTAATTTTTTCAGGGTctaatttttcaacatttaaaatctgCATAGCTTCTTCTAGTGTCAGTCCTGTGGAAGCATTTGCTGCCGCTCTTCTTGCGCCTTCAGGGCCTCCACCAGCTCTTTTAGCAGCCTCTTGTGACGCAGCTAATTCCTGTTTTAGTGCCCTAGCAAACGCTCGTCCGACAACCTGAGTTCCAAGAACTATTATTTGAGCAATATATTTTGCCATTTTTTGATtaagaaataagaaaatgttaaaaCCAATGTCATTACGACAAATCCAAATATTGTCTTAAAATTTATAGGTTATGTTATTGAATGTCAAATTTTATCCATTTTACTGATCTGAAAcctaaattaaacatatttgacataaaaaatatgccTCTTCCAGCTATCCTTCGAATTtaaaggtttaatttaaaaataattatttggtcaataaaatagtaacaaattaaaaaaaaaaggtaaacttAAGtaagtaactaaataaataaaaataaagtttttaaatattttcatgatttatttaaaatatataaaaaggttgAATAAAAACTTGTTCTAGAGATAACAGAAAGTTAAAGGCCGGCTAAGCTCAAAACTGTGGGTGCGTCGTAGATTAACCCTCTGTACGCAATGACATCTTTAAgtgaaataagtaataatttttatcctaattattaattattggttttcaataaatatttatttaatttgatatatcgtcaattaaaaaagaagagaaatttatttattttcattctagTTGTGCTTGTAGGCTTCAATAATTTgaaccatttttaatttaagcttcAGCTCGTTTTTAAACGTCTAAGTACGCCTAGTACTGtgatagattatttaatatattaaaaataaataattagtgtccGACCAAAACTGGTTTTAACGACCAAAAGCGAAACCGAATTTCGGCAACGGTCTCAGTTTTGGCCGATACTTTCTTATAGGGGTCATATTTAGAGGGAAAAGTGAAGAAAACATAATGATAATCagtgtgttttaaattttttcttaagATCACATAGTTTTAAAAgtcttaattacttatttaagtttttacccaatattacattagttataggtaagtacttaatatttaagtaataaacaaaacaatataaatcacttttatcttaactaaattataaaataatcgtaatattaCAAGACGCGAAGAcacgattataataatttcaagcaAGTATCTGTAAttgttatttcttatatattaaagtactaGCTGACCCGGCGAACTTTGTACCGCCTTAGATGCAATAAATGAGCAGATTTCGAATGAAGGTTGAAGATTTTGGttgaagttaatttttttatgaatatataataaaaaaaaaaaaaaaaaaaaacaagtattttaattattctttgtcGTGCAGGAATTTTGGTGCAGTCTAGTGAAGCACCTTGTGATAGAtgacattttttgtttaattatcagGCGCAAGAACAAATCACACAGATGGTCTTCCGACCCCGAACATGCCACATATAATTGACCATGAGAAAACATGGATTATCTATACTCGGACCACAAACTTTTAAAGATCGGCCTTGTGATTTGTAAATGTCATGGCGAATGAAAGACGGATCAGAAATTGAAGTCGTTTAAAATCAAACGGCAAATCGGTTGGGACCTACTGAACTGATTTGGCTGCAAATTGGTGGGGAAGTAGTTTAGAACCAGGAGACGgatataggatttttttttatgttataggaggcaaacgaacaggaggctcacctgatggaaagtgattaccaccgcccatggacttctgcaacaccaggggggttgcaggtgcgttgccggcctttaagaaataagtacgctcttttcttgaaggttcccaagttgtatcggttcggaaaaaccgctggcgaaagctggttccacagagtggttgtccgaggcagaaaatgccttaaaaatcgcgctgttgtggatttacggacatctaagtggtgcgggtgaaatttagaattttgacgagatgtccgaaggtgaaattcagctgccgggattaatccaatcaattcctcggaacattccccgtggaaaattcggtagattTTTATCAGGTTTCAGAAAGGGACCGTGAATATAACCAGTAAGGAGATTTAGTAGTTCAAACGAATGTACCCCTGTTAAATCCCAAACAAATGCAAGTTTATGATACATTAATGATggaaatggtttatatttcctGGATGCCCTTGGTGGAACCGGTAAAACATTCCTCATGTCAGTAATTTTAGCCACTGTTCGTGCGGCATCCaagttaatacatttttttaaaagcaacGCTTTTATTGCCATACATGTTGACATCAAAACTACATGATTAAGTTGTTCCCTAAACCGCCAATTAAGTATCATGTTATTCAAAATAGacttcacaccttatcttattttactatttttattttattacaaatttaaacattcaaattatttataaaattataactgtaattattattaagaattaaattattattttattgttagtatttctatgcaataaaaacatttttaattacgccgaagaagtataacttctcacgcaatttatttaacacacgtaatttctttttcatttcttttaaatatttaattaggtgTCAACttacttgaattaaaattattattattatttaatgactatGTCTCTAGAAATCTAGAATACTTAAgcatatactaataatatatacaagataaaaaatgcttttactaaaatattacaagttacattataatataacatattagggTCAAACTCATTAACAAAAGTCTGGGTCTAGCTTAATTTTTGCCAACCTAAAAAACGTTACCAACAGAAGATATTATGTACCACCTTtatcttcaataataatttttgttgaCAGGTATCACCAATCCAATCACTAACAAAGGTTTGTGTTTGACAATTTTTCTATGGCCACGCTTGACGCAAATTTGTGTGCGCATCAGATTTAATTGTGATCAAGAAAGAGTCGGACATCTctcaaaaatacatatttattttccgAAACAGTTAAACGATTTTGActtgaaaatattacaagacTAAGGAGCATTATCTGAGGAAAAATGACTTTGGGTACTTACAACAGACATCAAGCAGAACgcaaaaagtgagaaattttcgAAATACCTGtccttcatattattatttttatatcgattatgagatataataattatatataatttgcagGCAAGCAGCTTTGGCAGCTGCATTTCCACAAGGGATACGCTGTCAGAAATGTCTGGAATATGGACATTGGAGCTACGAATGTAAAGGCAAACGTAAGATACCAGTGCGTCCGTCTCGCTCCCAGATCTTAAAGAAGAACTTGAAAGCGAAGCAGGAGAATGACTGCAGGTGAGATTTACTTCTATAATATATTGCTATTGAGtaaattaagatgtttttttccGAATTCAAATTTCCGACTACCTTCATCAAAGGTATATAactttgttcatttatttcgtCAAATATAAGATAATTCGTAGcgtttatacattaattatgtattacacgtttatattatatattaaaataaatttttaggcATATTTAGGTAATTGGTGtgaaaataacaattgaaaaatTGATAGATGTTTGAAGGTAGTttatagttactctttttaaattagtaaaacatttaaaattcaactgAAAATGTAAGAAATAGATGCAAATTGTgggtagttttaaaattataaataatgtgctACAACTACCTGTTGATAAtgattcaaagtatttttttacactgCTGAGACGCAAAGTTCATTCTGCCTTATTCGTAAGATAGAATATTCTTGTTTGagaaattgttattgcttgCGAAGgtagtaacaaaataattctaataccATTTAGGCACACTCTGGCCAATAAACTTAGAATTGAATtaactctttttttaattatattacaactgAATTTGTATACCTCATACACTATTGTTTATCCTTTTCCAATTAAAGAAGGAGTAATGTTAAACTAACCTTAGATGTTGCCATCCATATTATttgctctgctatattatgcaataCAGAcagttattgaatatttatttattccattttcctatttatttatataaaatttaatttcactttcaaTGTTCCAAAAACTTCGACATTTAAAACATCATTCTTTCAAGAATCCATAATGAAGAATGGAAGAATGATGGATTAATCAAGATCTCATGCACTGATATAGCATCAATTCAATATATCTGAAATGGACTAGCCATTgttgtttaattgttattttctatGCAAGAAGCTAATTTGATGAACCGATCTACAAATTTAGCAGAATTTATGAAATGATTCTTATTCTTTTAGCAATGGAAAGTGCAAGATATCAAACAAAAAGAAGCGCACAAACTCAGATTGCTCGGACTGTTCCGATAGCAGCTCATCTGGCAGTTCTTCAGACTCGTCGTCAGGTAGCTCAAGCTCCTCCAACAGTGACAGCAGCAGCGACTCTGAGAGcgacagcagcagcagcagcagcagtgGATCCGAGTCATGTAGCGACTGTTAAGTTGTTTCGTTGTTGGAATTTTctcatttagatttatttttatgcatttgaagattaattttaattttttaatgaatatatttattatctataacaaACTTACTCTCTATAATCTttcttttatagtttttattttctttttctatctGTATCTATATTGGAAATAAttgtttctttgtttaaatGCGATGGAGAAGTTCCAGTTTGCCAGTATGTTTGATACATGATGCTGGTCATTGAAAATTAGGATAAGTTAAATTTTTGTCTATATATTCCTTATTAATCATACTggcatgatattattatatttttaacttgtataatttcattgttacCTGATTGCTGATAAACAAATAAGACTTGGGTTAAAGAATAATCTATGACTtagtttatcttaattatattaggcttgtaaaaattgttgtaagttattctatttattgtttattggtAATAAaggtcattataatttatataaaaaaaaaatagattattaatttgTGTGATTCTACTATCTTagtgttaatgttttaaaaatgtgaCTCTAGGCATAGTTTTAAAGCTGTAAAAACATGCTCttattgtagttttaaaaacataaatgtattgtagTAGATTGTGTATTTctctattttactatttatattaagactatgtaaaatgttttctggagttaaattgtttttatttaattagcaaagtatgaaattcgaattttaatatgaataaaacaatttcagtaaggtaatgcatattttattcaataaaatgacaaaaaaatcagTTCAATTTAAACCGGCAAATGGGTTACATTACAGAATACTTAACAACTTTGTACTTAAATTTAAGgcacatattatattaacaataattgtgtGTAATTAGGTGGGTATATTTAACACGTTTAATGAAAACAAGCTTATATAGTGCATGTTTTACGATCACAGATAAACATTTTTGACTGTAGAACTCGACTGTATTGTGTTTCagtttatagataaaaattagcAAACattgtagttaattttattttaatgaaatgaatgttacataataattataaaataatgattttctataaaaacaattgtattcaaattacattaaggaaataaatttgattgcaaacacaattttaatatttcttaacttgTCATTGTCGTCATTGGTTAGATACAAAGCTCTATTCGAAGCTGTTTACATCTTTGTATATAACTCTACTTAATGAATgtcatttaatatatagtaaaatatacaaatgaaaaattcGTCGAGAAGATGAAAATTAAGTCTTTAAAATACGAAAGCGACAAAATACCTTGCAAACCGATTCAGCTCTGACTTAAGATATTcgaattttttttggaattataccaaattttaaaaataccacTTAAAACTatcattaatacatataaaataaaaaaattgtgaatattGTCGTCTGTGGGAATATACtcctagtattatataaatgacaagaaaaaaaaaaacaaaagattcaATATGGTCGATCAACAAGACACATCATAAAGCAACGAAGAAAgcttaaaatgtaaaacaaactcggttaacaataattttaatttta
Above is a window of Vanessa atalanta chromosome 19, ilVanAtal1.2, whole genome shotgun sequence DNA encoding:
- the LOC125071503 gene encoding mitochondrial import inner membrane translocase subunit tim16; translation: MAKYIAQIIVLGTQVVGRAFARALKQELAASQEAAKRAGGGPEGARRAAANASTGLTLEEAMQILNVEKLDPEKIKNNYEHLFNVNDKAKGGSFYLQSKIVRAKERIETELKSNQPKQDQSQSKASS
- the LOC125071365 gene encoding zinc finger CCHC domain-containing protein 10; its protein translation is MTLGTYNRHQAERKKQAALAAAFPQGIRCQKCLEYGHWSYECKGKRKIPVRPSRSQILKKNLKAKQENDCSNGKCKISNKKKRTNSDCSDCSDSSSSGSSSDSSSGSSSSSNSDSSSDSESDSSSSSSSGSESCSDC